In Calonectris borealis chromosome 39, bCalBor7.hap1.2, whole genome shotgun sequence, the genomic window GCTGCGGTAGCTCAGCTTCCCCAGGTCCGACAGCGGCTTCTCCGGGGAACCCACCGTGCTCTCCAGCTTGGACAGCTCGTAACCTgccggggggcacccaggcgtcgggggggcacccaccccgctttggggacccccaccccgctttggggacccccaccccgctTTGGGGACCCTCCCCAACTCACTGAAGGCGATGAGGAACTTGCCGTAGCCCCGGCGCTGGTAGGGCGGCAGCGTCAAGATGCAGGCGACGTTGTTGCCGTCGGGTGACTCCTTCTCCTGGGGGGTGACGCGGGGGTGACGGGCGGGCGTTGGGGGGGTGACGTGTCCCCCCACCCGCCGGGTACCTTGGAGAAGTAGCCGACGATGTGGGCGCCCTGTCGGTCCACCTCGGTCAGGAGGTAGAAGACGAAGGGCTCCACGTCGAAGTAGAGGGTCTTGTGGTCCAGGAAGAGCTTGGCCAGCAGGCAGAGGTTCTGGCAGTAGATCTGGGGGGGGGTGTCACGTGACGTCACGTGATGTCACATGTCATCACATGTCATCCCCATGTCACCCGCCCTGGTACCTTGTGGTCTTTGCCGTCCACCTCGTAGACGGAGATGTTGCTCTTGCGGTAGATCTCCCGCCCCGGCGGCTGCCGCCACTGGCACTGGCCCTGGGGATAGGGGGGTCACACGTGTCGCCCCGCGTGTCACGCGTGTGTTCACGCCTCTCCCCTACCCGGGCCGAACCCCCTAGGTGCGCTCAGACCTCGCGTCCCCGAGGCAGCGCTCGGGGCTGGCCCCGGGCTCCGCACGTGTCCCTACGTCACGCCTGTCGCAGGCACGTCGCAAGCGTGTCGCAGGCGTGTCGCAGGCGTGTCCCCTACCAGGTGGAGGCGGTAGGTGCGCTCGAACTTCATGTACTTGAGGCAGTACTCGCAGATCCAGAGCTTGGGCTGCTTCCCGTAGTCCtcggggaagggggagaagtACCAGGCGTCGATCTCAAAGTGCCCGATGTGGATCTTGTCCACGTACTTCACCTTCGTGATCTGCGGGGGGGGTCACCCCAGCGCTGGGCACCCCCggacccttggggacccccccggacctcagggaccccccccggaTCCTCGGGGACCTCCCTCagacctcagggaccccccccggatcctcggggacccccccggacctcagggaccccccccggatcctcggggaccccccccggacctcagggaccccccccggatcctcggggacccccccggacctcagggaccccccccggatcctcggggaccccccccggacctcagggaccccccccggatcctcggggaccccccccggacctcagggaccccccccccgggactCACCGCCTCGTGCTCCTTCTCCAGCGCCGCTGTGGTGGGGTCCATCTCGGCGTAGGTCTGCAAAGGggctcccagtaactcccagtaactcccagtgcaATTTCTCAGGGATTCTAGTGAACCCCCGGGGCCCCCTAACATCTTCCCAGTACCCTCGCTTCCCAGTTCTTCCCAATATCCTCCAgttgcctcccagtgcccccagcaacGTCCCGGTTCCTCCAAGCAACCTCTCAGTGCTTCCCAGTACCCCTTAACACCCTCCCAGTTCCTTCCAGTGccttccagcacccccagcactctcccagttcctcccagcaccccctaacaccctcccagtgcctcccagcaccccccaatgccctcccagcatctcccagctcttcccaacaccctcccagtgccccccaacacccccccagcgcctcccagcgcccccaacaccctcccagtgccccccagcaccctcccagtgcttcccagcatcccccaacaccctcccagtgcttcccagtgccccccaacaccctcccggtgcccccaacactctcccagctcctcccagcaccccccagcaccctcccagctcctcccagtggcccccaacaccctcccggctcctcccagcaccctcccagtgcttcccagagtcccccaacgccctcccagcgtctcccagctcttcccaacaccctcccagtgcttcccagtgccccccaacaccctcccggtgcccccaacactctcccagctcctcccagcaccccccagcaccctcccagctcctcccagtggcccccaacaccctcccggctcctcccagcgccccccaacaccctcccggctcctcccagcaccctcccagtgcttcccagagtcccccaacgccctcccagcgtctcccagctcttcccaacaccctcccagtgcttcccagtgccccccaacaccctcccggtgcccccaacactctcccagctcctcccagcaccccccagcaccctcccagctcctcccagtggCCCCAAACACCCTCCTGGCTCCTCCCAgcgccccccaacaccctcccagctcctcccagcaccctcccagtgcttcccagagTCCCCCAAGGCCCTCCCAGCGTCTCCCAGCTCTTcccaacacccccccagcgccccccaacacccccccagcgccccccaacACCCTTCTGGCTCCTCCCAGCAgcccccaacaccctcccagctcctcccagcaccccctaacaccctcccagctcctcctagTGCTTCCCAGCAgcccccaacaccctcccagcgccccccagCACTCTCCCaactcctcccagtgcccccaacactctcccagctcctcccagcgtcccccaacaccctcccagtgcttcccagcatcccccaacaccctcccagtgcttcccagtgccccccaataccctcccagtgcccccaacactctcccagctcctcccagcaccccccaacaccctcccagctcctcccagtagCCCCCAACACCCTCCTGGCTCCTCCCAgcgccccccaacaccctcccggctcctcccagcaccctcccagtgcttcccagagtcccccaacgccctcccagcatctcccagctcttcccaacaccctcccagtgccccccaacacccccccagcaccccccaacaccctcccagtgccccccaacgcCCTCCTGGCTCCTCCCAGCAgcccccaacaccctcccagctcctcctagTGCTTCCCAGCAgcccccaacaccctcccagcgccccccagCACTCTCCCaactcctcccagtgccccccaacaccctcccagtgcttcccagtgccccgcaacaccctcccagtgcttcctagtgccccccagcaccctcccagtgccccccaacaccctcccagtgccccccaacactctcccagctcctcccagcgccccccaacaccctcccagcgccccccagcaccctccaacaccctcccagtgccccccaacactctcccagctcctcccagtgccccccaacactCTCCCCGATCCTCCCAGTGCCCCGTaacaccctcccagtgcttcccagtgccccccaacaccctcccagtgcttcctagtaccccccagcacccttccagtgccccccagcaccctcccagtgccccccagcaccctcccagtgcttcccagcgcccccaacaccctcccagcgccccccaacaccttcccagctcctcccagtgccccccaacaccctcccagcaccccccagcactctcccagtgcttcccagcgctccccagcaccctcccagcaccccccagcaccctcccagtgcttcccagcgccccccaacaccctcccagtgccccccaacaccctcccagtgcttcccagcaccccccaacaccctcccagtgccccccaacacccttgcagcgcctcccagtgccccccacctTCTGGACGTGGTTGATCTCATCGTGCTTGCGTTTCTGGTTGCGGGTGATCTTGCGCTCGGGCTGCTCGGCCAGCTCCCCCAGGAACTGCTCCGAGCTCTTCTGCACGGCCTCCTTCAGCGTCTTGGTCAGCGCCAGCCGGTTCTTGTCCACCCACTCGTCCAGCCGACGGttaactgggagcactgggagctcaGCGAGGGggtcccaccgccccccgccccttttcccagtgcctcccagtactcACAGCCCACGTAGTGGACGTAATACTCCTCGCGCCCCTCCTGCTCGTTCAGGCGGGACTGGATCACCTCCGCTGAGTCTGCAGGGGGAACTGGAACTAGTGGCCTGGCGGGGCTGGGACCAGTTAGTGGCCCGGCAAGGCCTCTCCCAGTTTGGCCCAGTAGGGGGGGAGAACAGGGGGCTGGGCTGGTGCTGCCCAGGCCTGCTGTGATGGGGTTTATACTGGTCCCAGTTCTCCCAGCCCCAGTTCTCCCACTCCTGCTGCGATGAGATTTATACTGGTCCCAGTCCAGCCCAGACCTGCTGTGATGGGATTTATACTGGTCCCAGTTCAGTTCATGCCCGCTGTGATGGGGTTTATACTGGTCCCAGTTCTCCCAGCCCCAGTTCTCCCACTCCTGCTGCGATGAGATTTATACTGGTCCCAGTCCAGCCCAGACCTGCTGTGATGGGATTTATACTGGTCCCAGTTCAGTTCATGCCCGCTGTGATGGGGTTTATACTGGTCCCAGTTCAGCTCAGGCCCGCTATGATGGGGTTTATACTGGTCCCAGTTCAGCTCAGGCCCGCTGTGATGGGATTTATACTGGTGCCAGTTCAGTTCAGGCCCGCTGTGATGGGATTTATACTGGTCCCAGTTCTCCGAGCCCCAGTTCACCCCAGTCCAGCTGTGATAGGATTTATACTGGTCCCAGTTCAGCTCAAGCCCCCTGTGATGGGATTTATGCTCGTCCCAGTTCTCCCGGCCCCAGTTCACCCTGGTCCCGGTCACATACTGCTCCCAGTCCCGCTGTGCCCCCTCCTGGCCCCAGTTCAGCCCAGTCCTGGTCACCTACTGGTCCCAGTCCCGCtgtgccccctcccctgccccagttcACCCCAGTCGCGGCCCCACACCGGTCCCAGTCCCGccgtgcccccccggccccgctcacgcCAGGTGCCGTCGGCCCGGCGGCAGAGGTACGTCTCCCCGATCTCCACCGTCACCTCcgcctcccgcggcggcggcgggggcggcggcgaggccgAGGAGGCCGCGGGGGCCCTcccagccgccgccaccgcctcctcggggcctcccccgcggggccgcccggcctcagggctgctgccgcccgccgccgcctccgggaCCGCTCCGGGGCCGCAGGCTGGGGCCGCCGCTACAGTCGCCTCCGCCATGTCCGCCCGTCCCAGCCGTCGCACCGGAAGTGGCATCAGAAGCGCGACCAGAGTTGCTAGGAGACGGGCGCGGGCCCTGAGGGGAGGGTCCGCGCGTTGCTAGGAGGCGGGGAGTGGGCCGAGAGGGGCGGTGCCGCGCGTTGCTAGGAGGCGGGGAGTGGGCCGAGAGGGGCGGTGCCGGGCGTTGCTAGGAGGCGGGGAGTGGGCCGAGAGGGGCGGTGCCGCGCGTTGCTAGGAGGCGGGGAGTGGGCCGAGAGGGGCGGGTCTGCGCGTTGCTAGGAGGCGGGGAGTGGGCCGAGAGGGACGGGTCCACGCGTTGCTAGGAGGCGGGGAGTGGGTCGAGAAGGGAGGGGCCGCGCGTTGCTAGGAGGCGGGGAGTGGGCCGAGAGGGGCGGGTCCGCGCGTTGCTAGGAGGCGGGGAGTGGGCCGAGAGGGGCGGTGCCGAGCGTTGCTAGGAGGCGGGGAGTGGGCCGAGAGGGGCGGTGCCGGGCGTTGCTAGGAGGCGGGGAGTGGGCCGAGAAGGGAGGGGCCGCGCGTTGCTAGGAGGCGGGGAGTGGGCCGAGAGGGGCGGTGCCGGGCGTTGCTAGGAGGCGGGGAGTGGGCCGAGAGGGGCGGGTCCGCGCGTTGCtaggaggcggggagggggccgagAGGGGCGGTGCCGGGCGTTGCTAGGAGGCGGGGAGTGGGCCGAGAAGGGAGGGGCCGCGCGTTGCTAGGAGGCGGGGAGTGGGCCGAGAAGGGCGGGGCCGCGCGTTGCTAGGAGGCGGGGAGTGGGCCGAGAGGGGCGGGTCCGCGCGTTGCTAGGAGGCGGGGAGTGGGCCGAGAGGGGCGGGTCCGCGCGTTGCTAGGAGGCGGGGAGTGGGCCGAGAGGGGCGGGTCCGCGCGTTGCTAGGAGGCGGGGAGTGGGCCGAGAGGGGCGGGTCCGCGCGTTGCTAGGAGGCGGGGAGTGGGCCGAGAGGGGCGGGTCCGCGCGTTGCTAGGAGGCGGGGAGTGGGCCGAGAGGGGCGGGTCCGCGCGTTGCTAGGAGGCGGGGAGTGGGCCGAGAGGGGCGGGTCCGCGCGTTGCTAGGAGGCGGGGAGTGGGCCGAGAAGGGAGGGGCCGCGCGTTGCTAGGAAACTGCGGAGCTCCGGCCCGccagtgtcccccagtgctcccagtaccccccagtgccccccgcagtgtctcccagtgtcccccagtcccctccagcgtcccccagtgtcccccaatgACACCGCAGTCCCACCCCAGCGtccaccagtgctcccagtaccctcccagtcccaccccagtgtccaccagtgctcccagtaccccccagtgccccctcaATGTCCTCCCAGTGTCTCCAGGGCCACACCAGTGCATCCAGTGTCTCCCAGTTCCTCCCCAGTATCgccccagtgtctcccagtgtcccactcagtgccccccagtgtctcccagtcTGTTCAGcgtcctcccagtgtcccccaggccccccccacaGTGCGTCCAGTGTTTCCCAGTTCCCctccagtgtctcccagtgcaCCCCCAGTGCACGCCCAGTGTCTCCCAGTCCATCCAGtgtcctcccagccctcccagtgaCCCTCCCAAtgcccccccagagccctccagtccctcccagtgccccccactgtCTCCCAGTCCATCAAGTGTCCTCCCAACACCCCCTACTGCGTCCAGTGTCTCCCAATGCCCCCCCAGTGTCTCCCAATGCCCCCCAAGTGTCGCCCAGTTCCCTCCCAGAGCCCCCTCAGTGTCTCCCAGCCTGTCCAGtgtcctcccagtgtcccccaggcCCCCCGCAGTGCATCCAGTgtctcccagttccctcccagtgtcccccagagcccccccaatgTCTCATAGTgttcctcccagtgctccccactgTCTCCCAGTCCATCCAGtgtcctcccagtgtcccccaggcCCCCTGCAGTGTGTCCAGTgtctcccagttccctcccagtgtccctcagtgcccccccagtgtcttccagtgcccccccagtgtcTTCCAATGCccccccagtgtctcccagtgtcccCTAGTTCCccccccagtgtctcccagtgtccctcccagtgccccccagagtCCCCCAGTCCATCCAGTgtcctcccagtcctcccagtttcCCCCCACAAGGCCACCTCACCCCGCAGCGACACTCCAGATCCTTTATTGCCGCCCTCTCGGCGCTAACGAGGGTGCCACAACGAGGGACGGCGGCACGGGGAGGCCGCCGCCCCCCTCCAGCCTGGTgtgtccccaggctgtccccaagGTGGGGTTCAGCGTGGTGGTCACAGTGCCAGGACATGGGCCACCGGGCACCATGTGCCTTCGTTAAGCCCTAACGAGGCTGCCACCGTGATGGAGCACGGCATGGAGATGCCACCACCCTGTCTTGTCCTGCTGAGTCCCCAGAGTGTCCCCAGTCCATCTCCAGGTGGCATCAGGAGCCACACGCCAGGTTCAGCCATGGTGGACACCATGCCACGATGTGCCACGCTCCTTCATTAGCTCTTAACGAGGATGCCACAATGACGGACCACACCATGGAGATGTTGGTACTCTGTCCTGTCCCACCGAGTCCCCAGAGTGTCCCCAAAGCGGCTCCAAGGTCCACAGTTTGGATTCAGACACAGCAAGCTGGTCATAGTGTGGTGGTAAGGGCCACCAGGTGCCACGCTCCTTCATTAGGCCCTAACGAGGCTGCCACCACGATGGACCATGGCACGGAGATGCTGGCTCCTATCCCATCCTGCTGAGTCCCCAGAGTGTCCCCAGTCCATCTCCAAGCAGGACCAGGAGCCATACACCAGGTTCAACCATAGCACGGTGGACACCATGCCACGCTACCACCCTCCTTCGTTAGGTCCTAATGGGGACGCCATAACGATGGACCCCACCATGGAGATGCCGGCGCCCATCCTGTCCTGGTGAGCGTCCCCCATCCATCTCCAAGCGTCCTACGGGCCACACGCCGGATCCTCATCGGGGTGGACCTTCAGGTGACGGGTGAACTGGGGCTTGTAGCGGAAGCGCTTGCCGCAGCGCCCGCAGCCgtagggcttctccccggtgtggatgCGTTGGTGCTTGACCAGGTTGGAGCTGACGCAGAAGCTCTTGCCGCAAGCGCCGCAGCGGAAGGGTCGTTCGCCTGTGTGGGTCCTCTGGTGCTCGATGAGGGTGGAGCTCTGCCCGAAGGCCTTCCCGCACTCCCCGCACcggtagggccgctcgccggtgtgggtcCGTTGGTGGGACGCCAAGTGGGTCTTCTTCTTGAAGCGCTTCCCACATTGCCCACAGGAGAAGGGCTTCTCCCCCGTGTGGGTCCTCTCGTGCTTGACCAGGTTGGAGCTGAGGCTGAAGGTCTTCCCGCAGCGTCCACAGCCGTAGGGTTTCTCCCCGGTGTGGGTCCGGAGATGCTTGACCAGGTTGGAGGTCCGTCCGAAGGTCTTCCCGCACTCGGGGCATGCGTAGGGCGTCTCGCCGGTGTGGGTGCGGCGATGCTCGGTCAAGGTGGAGCTGCGGCTGAAGGCGCGGGCGCAGACCGGGCAGGCGTAGGGCTTCTCGCCGGTGTGGGTCCGGAGGTGCTCGGCCAAGGTGGAGCT contains:
- the KAT8 gene encoding histone acetyltransferase KAT8 — encoded protein: MAEATVAAAPACGPGAVPEAAAGGSSPEAGRPRGGGPEEAVAAAGRAPAASSASPPPPPPPREAEVTVEIGETYLCRRADGTWHSAEVIQSRLNEQEGREEYYVHYVGFNRRLDEWVDKNRLALTKTLKEAVQKSSEQFLGELAEQPERKITRNQKRKHDEINHVQKTYAEMDPTTAALEKEHEAITKVKYVDKIHIGHFEIDAWYFSPFPEDYGKQPKLWICEYCLKYMKFERTYRLHLGQCQWRQPPGREIYRKSNISVYEVDGKDHKIYCQNLCLLAKLFLDHKTLYFDVEPFVFYLLTEVDRQGAHIVGYFSKEKESPDGNNVACILTLPPYQRRGYGKFLIAFSYELSKLESTVGSPEKPLSDLGKLSYRSYWSWVLLEILRDFRGTLSIKDLSQMTSITQTDIISTLQSLNMVKYWKGQHVICVTPKLVEEHLKSAQYKKPPITVDSICLRWAPPKHKQAKVAKK
- the LOC142074626 gene encoding uncharacterized protein LOC142074626 isoform X2, whose product is MEPGEEPRPPEDRGDGDVPTEPCPGAAVPSRGGGRPRGFINLLGLLEGGRTTPKPYRCTECGKTFGQSSNLIEHQRTHTGERPFTCGQCEKSFSRSSTLAEHLRTHTGEKPYACPVCARAFSRSSTLTEHRRTHTGETPYACPECGKTFGRTSNLVKHLRTHTGEKPYGCGRCGKTFSLSSNLVKHERTHTGEKPFSCGQCGKRFKKKTHLASHQRTHTGERPYRCGECGKAFGQSSTLIEHQRTHTGERPFRCGACGKSFCVSSNLVKHQRIHTGEKPYGCGRCGKRFRYKPQFTRHLKVHPDEDPACGP